A region from the Spirochaeta thermophila DSM 6192 genome encodes:
- a CDS encoding ABC transporter substrate-binding protein, which produces MRRYLLLIVALVLVLAGCGGPAQKAEKTQVRWFVGLGAGTDEPTIAAQEEIVKRYNESQDEIELVLEIVPNNQAYQTLATELSGGNAPDVVGPVGIRGRDSFKGAWIDLQPLVEKYQFDLSIFDAPMVDFYRNPGEGLLGLPFAIYPSFLYVNEELFEEAGIPLPPTEYGQPYVDENGKSWPWDMDTVKRIAMKLTVDQNGNDASSPDFDPQNIVQWGFGIQWTDARGIGTLFGPGTFVAPDGGAQIPPHWAEAWKWVYDGMWKSHFYPNGPYGSSDLLKNGDWFSSGRVAMVHCHLWYAGFAEINFKWNVYPVPAYKGKTTAKMHADTFLITKQSKNPDAAFKVLSYLVDDVAGELCAVYGGMPAKKELQGDFLETFFAKRWPGQEFNLKVIQDSIQFADNPNHESWMPSFQEANTRYNQFTDLIFNNPDVDVDAEIQRLKEDLDKIFRAAQQ; this is translated from the coding sequence ATGAGACGGTATCTGCTCCTCATCGTAGCCCTCGTACTGGTCCTTGCCGGGTGTGGGGGACCAGCACAGAAGGCTGAGAAGACCCAGGTCCGGTGGTTCGTCGGTCTGGGTGCGGGCACCGATGAACCCACTATCGCTGCCCAGGAAGAGATCGTAAAGCGGTACAACGAGTCGCAGGATGAGATCGAGCTCGTCCTCGAGATCGTTCCCAACAACCAGGCGTATCAGACCCTGGCCACCGAGCTCTCGGGTGGTAATGCCCCTGATGTGGTGGGCCCTGTGGGCATCAGAGGACGGGACAGTTTCAAGGGGGCCTGGATCGACCTCCAGCCGCTCGTGGAGAAGTACCAGTTCGATCTTTCCATCTTTGACGCGCCGATGGTGGATTTCTACCGGAATCCCGGCGAGGGACTCCTCGGACTTCCGTTTGCCATCTATCCCTCGTTCCTCTACGTGAACGAGGAGCTCTTCGAAGAGGCGGGGATCCCGCTGCCACCAACTGAGTACGGACAGCCGTATGTGGACGAGAACGGCAAGAGCTGGCCGTGGGATATGGACACGGTGAAGCGGATCGCCATGAAGCTCACCGTCGATCAGAACGGAAACGACGCTTCGAGCCCCGACTTCGATCCCCAGAACATCGTGCAGTGGGGGTTCGGCATCCAGTGGACCGACGCGAGAGGCATCGGTACGCTCTTCGGCCCTGGCACCTTCGTGGCTCCCGATGGAGGTGCGCAGATTCCTCCTCACTGGGCTGAGGCGTGGAAGTGGGTATACGACGGCATGTGGAAGAGCCACTTCTATCCCAACGGTCCCTACGGGTCGAGCGACCTCCTGAAGAACGGAGACTGGTTCTCCTCCGGCAGGGTGGCCATGGTCCACTGTCATCTCTGGTACGCGGGATTCGCCGAGATCAACTTCAAGTGGAACGTCTATCCCGTGCCTGCCTACAAGGGGAAGACGACTGCAAAGATGCACGCCGATACCTTCCTCATCACGAAGCAGTCGAAGAATCCCGACGCAGCCTTCAAGGTGCTCTCCTATCTGGTGGACGACGTGGCGGGCGAGCTCTGTGCGGTCTACGGCGGCATGCCTGCGAAGAAAGAGCTTCAGGGTGACTTCCTCGAGACCTTTTTCGCCAAACGATGGCCTGGTCAAGAGTTCAATCTGAAGGTGATCCAGGACAGCATCCAGTTCGCCGACAATCCCAACCACGAGAGCTGGATGCCCAGCTTCCAGGAGGCGAATACCCGGTACAACCAGTTCACGGATCTCATCTTCAACAACCCCGATGTGGACGTCGATGCGGAGATCCAGAGGCTGAAAGAGGATCTGGACAAGATCTTCAGGGCTGCCCAGCAGTGA
- a CDS encoding carbohydrate ABC transporter permease, whose product MREQRLLLRRVVFTLGVAVLAAVYLLPLMYGLSMSLKTRDQIASAKLSILPLSPRTWEYEGRQYDLYEVPVDGEVRILAMMKRGRTSSVFMDPQQPGEQIVWEGNWRTLDRVWKVDPQWSNFAEAWKATKFPVLLKNTVLYAVITTFGTVLSSLLVAYGFARFSFPGKNVLFVVLMSTIILPSAVTSIPTYAMFYFLGWVGTWLPLMVPAFFSNAYNVFLLRQFLMGIPRELDEAARIDGAGPLRTLFQIIAPQATPAIIAVALFHFFFAWNDFFGPLIYLSGKGDLYPISIGLTVFNNMYTSQNHLIQAAALIASVIPLVVFAFAQRVFMQRLIDTGVFK is encoded by the coding sequence ATGAGAGAACAACGCCTTTTGCTCAGACGAGTCGTCTTCACCCTCGGTGTTGCCGTGTTGGCGGCGGTGTATCTCCTTCCCCTGATGTACGGGTTGTCCATGTCGCTCAAGACGAGGGATCAGATCGCATCCGCGAAACTTTCCATCCTTCCTCTTTCGCCCAGGACCTGGGAATACGAAGGGAGGCAGTACGACCTCTATGAGGTTCCCGTGGATGGAGAGGTCCGCATACTCGCCATGATGAAGAGGGGACGGACATCTTCCGTGTTCATGGATCCGCAACAACCGGGTGAGCAGATCGTATGGGAGGGGAACTGGAGGACCCTCGATCGTGTGTGGAAGGTCGATCCCCAGTGGAGCAACTTCGCTGAGGCGTGGAAGGCGACGAAGTTCCCCGTGCTCCTCAAGAATACCGTGCTCTATGCAGTGATCACCACCTTCGGTACCGTGCTCTCCTCGCTCCTCGTGGCCTACGGCTTCGCCCGGTTCAGCTTCCCGGGAAAGAACGTGCTGTTCGTGGTCCTCATGTCCACCATCATCCTCCCCTCGGCGGTGACGTCCATACCCACGTATGCGATGTTCTACTTTCTCGGTTGGGTGGGGACATGGCTCCCCCTCATGGTGCCGGCCTTCTTCTCGAATGCGTACAACGTCTTCCTGCTCAGACAGTTCCTCATGGGTATACCGAGGGAACTCGATGAGGCCGCACGTATCGATGGTGCGGGGCCTCTGAGGACCCTGTTCCAGATCATCGCTCCTCAGGCCACGCCCGCGATCATCGCGGTGGCGCTCTTCCACTTTTTCTTCGCCTGGAATGATTTCTTCGGTCCGCTCATCTATCTCTCCGGGAAGGGGGACCTCTATCCGATCTCCATAGGACTCACGGTGTTCAACAACATGTACACCTCTCAGAACCACCTCATCCAGGCCGCGGCCCTCATCGCGAGTGTGATACCGTTGGTGGTCTTCGCCTTCGCCCAGAGGGTGTTCATGCAGCGTCTCATCGATACGGGGGTGTTCAAGTAA
- a CDS encoding glycoside hydrolase family 30 protein: MDLNEAVLYESSYVTGTRLTPLRPEERSPASVSGSPYIEREVVVDPSREYQRILGFGGALTEASGYVLSLLPDKERERVIRMYFDRREGHGYTFARTHMNSCDFSFGNWALVEKEDPSLSSFDLGPSRRYQLPLVKDAWRVSGGLRLLVSPWSPPAWMKDNREMCHGGKLLPEYYPVWARYFVSFIRALQGEGLEVWGVTVQNEPEAVQTWESCIYTGEEEGRFVRDHLVPTFRGAGLEGKKVLIWDHNRDRLPERVEESFGLEGVREVVDGVAYHWYSGPQYDNVEETSSRIDGKLLVFTEGCIEGGARPGEWWVGERYGYEMIQDLLHGAKAWIDWNVVLDTEGGPNHAGNFCDAPVLVDIEGKEVFPQSSYYYIGHLSRWCRPGSRRIEVTVPEAGDEDSSAGGRFWEQRDLALGVRDPEGRIVLVLYNSRDVSIMYSVRRKGDRGEFRHVCPPHSIQTVILEA, from the coding sequence ATGGACTTGAACGAGGCAGTGCTCTACGAGTCTTCGTATGTCACGGGAACGCGTCTTACCCCTCTGCGTCCAGAAGAACGCAGTCCTGCGTCCGTGTCAGGATCACCGTATATCGAGCGGGAGGTGGTGGTCGATCCCTCTCGGGAGTATCAGCGCATACTCGGCTTCGGTGGGGCGCTCACCGAGGCATCAGGATACGTGCTTTCTCTGTTACCGGACAAGGAGAGGGAACGGGTGATCCGGATGTACTTCGATCGAAGGGAGGGGCACGGGTATACCTTTGCGAGGACGCACATGAACAGCTGTGACTTCTCGTTCGGGAACTGGGCCTTGGTGGAGAAGGAGGACCCCTCACTCTCTTCGTTCGACCTGGGTCCTTCCCGACGGTACCAGCTTCCGCTCGTGAAGGATGCGTGGAGGGTCTCGGGTGGTCTTCGTCTTCTCGTCTCCCCCTGGAGCCCGCCGGCCTGGATGAAGGACAACCGTGAGATGTGCCACGGGGGGAAGCTCCTTCCGGAATATTACCCCGTGTGGGCGCGGTACTTTGTCTCCTTCATCAGGGCTCTTCAAGGGGAAGGGCTCGAGGTGTGGGGTGTGACGGTCCAGAACGAGCCCGAGGCGGTGCAGACATGGGAGTCGTGTATCTACACCGGTGAGGAGGAAGGACGGTTCGTCAGGGATCACCTGGTGCCCACGTTCAGGGGGGCCGGCCTGGAAGGGAAAAAGGTGCTCATCTGGGACCACAACAGGGACAGGCTTCCGGAACGGGTGGAGGAGAGCTTCGGACTCGAAGGGGTGAGGGAGGTGGTGGACGGAGTGGCTTATCACTGGTACTCCGGTCCGCAGTATGATAACGTGGAGGAGACCTCTTCTCGCATCGATGGCAAGCTCCTCGTGTTCACCGAGGGATGCATCGAGGGAGGGGCGAGGCCGGGTGAGTGGTGGGTGGGGGAGCGGTACGGCTACGAGATGATCCAAGACCTCCTCCACGGGGCCAAGGCGTGGATCGACTGGAATGTGGTGCTCGACACGGAAGGGGGTCCGAATCACGCAGGAAACTTCTGCGACGCACCGGTGCTCGTGGATATCGAGGGGAAGGAGGTCTTCCCCCAATCCTCGTACTACTACATAGGCCACCTCTCACGGTGGTGTCGTCCCGGGAGCAGGAGGATTGAGGTCACCGTTCCCGAGGCAGGGGATGAGGATTCATCCGCCGGTGGTCGCTTCTGGGAACAACGGGATCTCGCATTGGGGGTGCGGGATCCCGAGGGGAGGATCGTGTTGGTCTTGTACAATTCGCGTGATGTCTCCATCATGTACTCGGTTCGAAGGAAGGGGGACCGTGGAGAATTCCGGCATGTCTGTCCTCCTCATTCGATCCAGACCGTGATCCTGGAGGCCTGA
- a CDS encoding carbohydrate-binding protein — MIEAEDYAAMSGVQTESCVEGGLNVGWIDAGDWMAYASRYFEGGEYLVEYRVASLNGGGQLSADLDAGSIVLGSVSIPSTGGWQNWTTVSHTVTIPAGNHAFGIYAVSGGWNINWIRFTHLGSGGSTPTPTPTPPPSGDWVLIWSDEFEGSSLDTSNWTPEIGGSGWGNNELEYYTDRPENIQVSGGYLQIIARRESYGGMNYTSARLKTENKVYHTYGRIEARIRLSRTGMGLWPAFWMLGNNFSQVGWPACGEIDIMEHINTEDVVYGTIHWDAGGYASYGGNISPVDVTQWHVYSIEWDASSIKWFVDGVQYHEANIENSINSTEEFHRPFFILLNVAIGGNWPGFTIDDSMFPVTMYVDWVRWYQR; from the coding sequence GTGATCGAGGCCGAGGACTATGCGGCGATGAGCGGGGTGCAGACGGAGTCGTGTGTTGAGGGCGGGCTCAACGTGGGCTGGATCGATGCGGGTGATTGGATGGCGTATGCGAGCCGGTACTTCGAGGGAGGGGAGTACCTCGTCGAGTACCGCGTGGCGAGCCTCAACGGGGGAGGCCAGCTGAGCGCCGATCTGGATGCGGGGTCGATCGTGCTTGGGTCGGTGAGCATCCCCTCGACGGGTGGGTGGCAGAACTGGACCACGGTGTCCCACACAGTGACGATTCCTGCGGGGAACCATGCCTTTGGGATCTATGCGGTCTCCGGAGGGTGGAACATCAACTGGATCCGGTTCACCCACCTGGGCAGTGGCGGAAGTACGCCTACACCCACGCCCACACCACCTCCTTCTGGTGACTGGGTGCTCATATGGAGCGACGAATTCGAGGGCTCGTCCTTGGATACCTCCAACTGGACACCGGAGATAGGGGGAAGTGGTTGGGGGAACAACGAGCTCGAATACTATACCGACAGGCCCGAGAACATACAGGTGAGCGGCGGGTATCTTCAGATCATCGCCCGGAGGGAGTCGTACGGCGGGATGAATTACACCTCCGCCAGGCTCAAGACCGAAAACAAGGTGTATCACACCTACGGGAGGATCGAGGCCCGTATCCGCCTCTCTCGCACTGGAATGGGGTTGTGGCCCGCATTCTGGATGCTGGGAAACAACTTTTCACAGGTGGGCTGGCCCGCCTGCGGCGAGATCGATATCATGGAGCACATCAACACCGAGGATGTCGTGTACGGAACCATCCACTGGGACGCCGGCGGGTATGCCTCCTACGGCGGTAACATTTCCCCCGTCGATGTGACCCAGTGGCACGTGTACTCCATCGAATGGGATGCCTCGTCCATCAAGTGGTTCGTCGATGGAGTGCAGTACCACGAGGCGAACATAGAGAACAGTATCAACAGCACCGAGGAGTTCCACCGTCCGTTCTTCATCCTCCTCAATGTCGCGATCGGGGGCAATTGGCCGGGCTTCACCATAGACGACAGCATGTTCCCGGTGACCATGTATGTGGACTGGGTGAGGTGGTACCAGAGGTGA
- a CDS encoding LacI family DNA-binding transcriptional regulator, with protein sequence MVTQKDVARLAGVSFMTVSRVINNKGNVRPETRRRVEEAIRVLGYSPSFVGKALNQGRTDTVAIMTPARFDDTMGSLYLMRVIRGISLACRQYQQDILLSPLTLEDPSFDYLRPYRQRKVDGLIYVGLQKMPQEVREEINRRRIPCVVIGDRPEDEEFSWVDTDNERAGYDTVMRIWKRGHRRICFVGLREEFYNANIRDREKGYRRAMKELTGEEVPDEWVWRAGYHQEEVAQVVECAFSSMGERPTALFCATDEMALGALVALRRLGLRVPEDVSVVGFDGFLKDLGISPTLASNEQPLVDVGRKAAEILYKHICNPAAPRETHIFPVYPLEGETLQSLEER encoded by the coding sequence ATGGTCACACAGAAAGATGTCGCCCGGCTTGCAGGGGTCTCCTTCATGACCGTCTCGCGCGTCATCAACAACAAGGGAAATGTGCGACCCGAGACACGCAGGCGGGTGGAGGAGGCGATCCGGGTGCTGGGGTATTCCCCCAGTTTCGTGGGGAAGGCCCTCAACCAGGGACGCACGGACACCGTGGCCATCATGACTCCTGCTCGTTTCGACGACACGATGGGGAGCCTCTATCTCATGAGGGTGATACGGGGGATATCCCTCGCCTGCAGACAGTACCAGCAGGATATCCTCCTCTCGCCTCTCACCCTCGAGGACCCCTCGTTTGATTACTTAAGGCCCTACAGGCAACGGAAGGTGGATGGGCTCATCTATGTGGGGTTACAGAAGATGCCTCAAGAAGTGCGTGAGGAGATCAACAGACGGAGGATTCCCTGTGTGGTGATAGGAGATCGACCGGAGGATGAGGAGTTTTCCTGGGTGGATACCGATAACGAGCGCGCGGGATACGATACGGTGATGCGGATCTGGAAGCGGGGACATAGGCGGATCTGTTTCGTAGGGCTCAGGGAGGAGTTCTACAATGCGAACATTCGCGATCGGGAGAAGGGGTACAGACGGGCGATGAAGGAACTCACAGGAGAAGAGGTGCCTGACGAGTGGGTGTGGAGGGCTGGATACCACCAGGAAGAGGTAGCCCAGGTGGTAGAGTGCGCCTTTTCATCGATGGGGGAGCGACCCACGGCCCTCTTCTGTGCGACCGACGAGATGGCCTTGGGTGCGCTTGTCGCGCTTCGGCGGCTGGGACTCCGTGTACCGGAGGATGTCTCGGTGGTGGGGTTCGACGGGTTCCTGAAGGACTTGGGCATCTCTCCCACGCTCGCCTCGAACGAACAACCGCTCGTGGACGTGGGGAGGAAGGCCGCCGAGATCCTCTACAAGCACATCTGTAATCCAGCCGCACCCAGGGAGACGCACATCTTCCCGGTGTATCCCCTGGAGGGAGAGACTCTGCAGTCCCTGGAGGAACGGTAG
- a CDS encoding carbohydrate ABC transporter permease, which produces MRLWEYRWGLAFIAPWLLGFLIFYLFPMVASFVFSLLDFSLADPGATTFVGFVNWRRAFVEDPEVLASVGRILLFALISLPIGMLFALAVALLLHSRYLLGTRAFRTLFYLPSIVPFVAAVIIWQGVLNEHTGWINLAIEGITGLDVTGTDGIRWLADPRLIYFTYTLIGLWGLGNTIIIFLAGLQGIPIELYEAAQIDGAGPAQRFFSVTLPLITPVVFYNVVIGVIGLMQYFLPPYVINMGSGFPNGMTNFPMIYFYRQAFTYLNMGYGAVIAWIIFFLGLFFTLILFRTSRYWVFYAGGGEES; this is translated from the coding sequence TTGAGACTGTGGGAATACAGGTGGGGGCTCGCCTTCATCGCGCCCTGGCTCCTGGGTTTCCTGATCTTCTACCTCTTTCCCATGGTCGCGTCGTTCGTGTTCTCGCTGCTCGACTTTTCCCTCGCCGATCCTGGGGCCACCACGTTCGTCGGGTTCGTCAACTGGCGCAGGGCCTTCGTGGAGGATCCGGAGGTCCTGGCTTCGGTGGGACGCATACTCCTCTTCGCGCTCATCTCCCTTCCCATCGGCATGCTCTTCGCACTCGCCGTGGCCCTGCTCCTCCACAGCAGGTATCTGCTGGGGACGCGGGCTTTCAGGACGCTCTTCTACCTCCCTTCCATCGTGCCCTTCGTGGCGGCCGTGATCATATGGCAGGGGGTGCTCAATGAGCACACAGGGTGGATCAACCTCGCGATCGAAGGGATCACCGGTCTCGACGTGACCGGTACCGACGGGATCAGGTGGCTCGCCGATCCGAGACTGATCTACTTCACCTACACCCTCATCGGATTGTGGGGGCTGGGGAACACCATCATCATCTTCCTCGCCGGCCTCCAGGGGATTCCCATAGAGCTCTACGAGGCGGCGCAGATCGACGGAGCAGGACCGGCGCAGCGGTTCTTCAGCGTCACCCTTCCGCTCATCACACCGGTGGTGTTCTACAATGTGGTGATAGGGGTGATAGGTCTCATGCAGTACTTCCTGCCGCCCTATGTGATCAACATGGGCAGTGGATTCCCGAATGGAATGACCAACTTCCCCATGATCTACTTCTACCGGCAGGCCTTCACCTATCTCAATATGGGCTATGGCGCAGTGATCGCATGGATCATCTTTTTCCTGGGTCTTTTCTTCACTTTGATATTGTTCAGGACATCGCGATACTGGGTCTTCTATGCAGGAGGAGGAGAGGAATCATGA